One window of the Pseudomonas sihuiensis genome contains the following:
- a CDS encoding DMT family transporter → MHISSGRWMYGLLLALITSVLWGILPIKLKEVLQVMDPVTVTWYRLAVSGSLLFAYLAASRRLPRFRPLGRKGGWLLALAIGGLTANYVLYLVGLNLLSPGTTQLVIQVAPILLLISSLFVFRERFSLGQAIGLMVMLLGFGLFFNQRLGELLTSLTTYTTGVLTVLAAAFVWTFYGLAQKQLLTLWSSVQVMMVIYLACALLLTPWAQPLQALQLSPLQGWLLLACCLNTLVAYGAFAEALAHWEASRVSATLALTPLVTFVSVALASTWWPDHVLPEQVNWIAYAGAVVVVLGSALTALGPSLLAAWRARRAGR, encoded by the coding sequence ATGCACATTTCTTCCGGCCGTTGGATGTACGGCCTGCTGCTCGCCCTGATCACGTCCGTGCTCTGGGGCATCCTGCCGATCAAGCTGAAAGAAGTCCTGCAGGTGATGGACCCGGTAACGGTCACCTGGTATCGCCTGGCCGTGTCCGGTTCTCTGCTGTTTGCCTATCTCGCTGCGAGTCGCCGGTTGCCGCGTTTTCGGCCGCTGGGACGCAAGGGCGGTTGGCTGCTGGCGCTGGCTATCGGCGGGCTGACGGCCAACTACGTGCTGTATCTGGTCGGACTCAATCTGCTCAGCCCCGGGACCACGCAACTGGTGATCCAGGTGGCGCCGATCCTGTTGCTGATCAGCAGCCTGTTCGTCTTTCGCGAGCGCTTCAGCCTGGGCCAGGCGATTGGCCTGATGGTGATGCTGCTGGGCTTCGGCCTGTTCTTCAACCAGCGCCTGGGTGAGCTGCTGACCTCGCTGACCACCTATACCACCGGCGTGCTGACCGTGCTGGCGGCTGCCTTTGTCTGGACCTTCTACGGCCTGGCGCAGAAGCAACTGTTGACCCTGTGGAGTTCGGTGCAGGTGATGATGGTCATCTACCTGGCCTGCGCGCTGTTGCTGACGCCCTGGGCGCAGCCGCTGCAAGCGCTGCAACTGAGCCCGCTGCAAGGTTGGCTGCTGCTGGCTTGCTGCCTGAATACCCTGGTCGCCTACGGCGCTTTCGCCGAGGCGCTGGCGCACTGGGAGGCCTCGCGGGTCAGCGCGACTCTGGCGCTGACACCGCTGGTGACTTTCGTCTCTGTGGCCCTGGCCTCGACCTGGTGGCCGGACCACGTGCTACCCGAACAGGTCAACTGGATCGCCTACGCCGGCGCCGTGGTGGTGGTGCTCGGCTCGGCGCTCACCGCGCTCGGCCCATCGTTGCTGGCCGCTTGGCGGGCGCGCAGGGCAGGGCGTTAA
- a CDS encoding DUF6316 family protein: MFGQRTVDPQPGTHYRSSRVSAVNGQYFFATREGTLEGPYLSRHDAEQSIVRYIERMVMADKLMRHSSEHIDNLQRREAIKHNQEL; encoded by the coding sequence ATGTTCGGCCAACGCACCGTCGACCCCCAACCGGGCACGCATTACCGCAGCTCACGCGTCAGCGCCGTCAACGGCCAGTATTTCTTCGCCACTCGCGAAGGCACGCTGGAGGGCCCCTACCTCTCCCGTCACGACGCCGAACAGAGCATCGTGCGCTATATCGAGCGCATGGTCATGGCCGACAAGCTGATGCGTCATAGCAGCGAGCACATCGACAACCTGCAACGCCGCGAAGCGATCAAGCACAATCAGGAGCTTTGA
- a CDS encoding alpha/beta fold hydrolase has product MRAFIFLAALLCGLQAFAANHCDLSEPTRYVDVGEVRLAYQSIGSERDPALLLVMGLGGQLIHWPDEVVERLCQQGFRVVRFDNRDVGLSTWRRPAPNINLPYEVLRYRLGLSLGAPYHLRDMAGDAMGLMDQLGVERFHVLGASMGGMIAQHLADLAPQRVLSLTLVMTSSGAQGLPAPSDALVALLARREAGSREAALQQQADLLAALGSPTVHDDRALLLHQAEQAYDRAFNPEGVQRQLLAILAESSRVELLNRLNVPTLVVHGTADPLLPVMHGVHVAAHIKGSELKLIPGLAHRFQDAFKEPLLAAVLPHLAAHRGDLGLARL; this is encoded by the coding sequence ATGCGTGCATTCATTTTCCTGGCCGCTTTGCTGTGCGGTCTGCAGGCTTTTGCAGCCAATCATTGCGACTTGTCCGAGCCGACTCGCTATGTGGATGTCGGTGAGGTGCGTCTGGCTTATCAAAGCATCGGCAGTGAGCGCGACCCGGCGCTGCTGCTGGTGATGGGGCTGGGCGGACAGTTGATCCACTGGCCTGACGAGGTGGTCGAACGCCTGTGTCAGCAGGGCTTTCGCGTCGTGCGCTTCGACAATCGCGATGTCGGGCTGAGCACCTGGCGGCGGCCTGCGCCGAACATCAACCTGCCGTACGAAGTGCTGCGCTATCGCCTGGGGCTGTCGCTTGGTGCGCCTTATCACCTGCGTGACATGGCCGGTGATGCTATGGGGCTGATGGACCAGCTCGGTGTCGAGCGCTTCCATGTTCTGGGCGCAAGCATGGGTGGCATGATCGCGCAGCATTTGGCAGACCTGGCGCCGCAGCGCGTTCTCAGTCTGACGCTGGTGATGACCAGTTCGGGTGCGCAAGGATTGCCCGCGCCCAGCGATGCGTTGGTGGCGTTGCTGGCAAGGCGTGAGGCCGGTAGTCGCGAGGCTGCACTGCAACAACAGGCGGACTTGCTGGCGGCCCTCGGTAGCCCGACGGTGCATGATGATCGTGCCTTGCTCTTGCATCAGGCTGAACAGGCCTATGACCGCGCTTTCAATCCCGAAGGCGTGCAGCGTCAGCTGCTGGCGATTCTTGCCGAGTCGAGCCGCGTCGAGTTGCTCAATCGCCTGAACGTGCCGACGCTGGTGGTGCACGGCACGGCCGACCCGCTATTGCCGGTAATGCATGGGGTACACGTGGCTGCGCATATCAAGGGCTCCGAACTCAAGTTGATTCCGGGCCTGGCGCATCGCTTTCAGGATGCCTTCAAGGAGCCTTTGCTGGCCGCAGTGCTGCCGCATCTCGCGGCGCATCGGGGGGATTTGGGCTTGGCGCGTCTGTAG
- the metE gene encoding 5-methyltetrahydropteroyltriglutamate--homocysteine S-methyltransferase, translated as MALSHSLGFPRIGRDRELKKALEAHWQGELDEAGLRAVGQRLRAEHWQLQKDAGIDLLPVGDFAWYDQVLSHSLAFGVIPERFRPATGKPTLDTLFAMARGAVANKSSGTCCGGAHAQEMTKWFDTNYHYLVPEFSADQQFALSWEQLFEEVAEAHALGHKVKPVLIGPLTYLWLGKVKGGDFDKLELLESLLPVYGEIFQRLAAQGVEWVQIDEPILVLDLPQEWKNAFERAYNLIQREPCKKLIATYFGGLEDNLGLAANLPVDGLHIDLVRAPEQYPTILDRLPAYKVLSLGVVNGRNVWRCDLEKALEVLRHAHERLGDRLWVAPSCSLLHSPVDLMREDQLDAELKGWLAFAVQKCQEVALLGKALEVPEDASVHAALQASRSVQAARAASGRIHKPEVQARLAAIRPRHAQRQSAFAERIEQQRECLQLPLLPTTTIGSFPQTSAIRLARQSFKQGKLSAAEYTEVMQSEIRQAVQVQERLGLDVLVHGEAERNDMVEYFAEQLDGYAFTRFGWVQSYGSRCVKPAVIVGDLSRPKAMTVEWIKYAQGLTDKVMKGMLTGPVTMLMWSFPREDVSREVQAQQLALAIRDEVVDLEAAGIKIIQIDEAAFREGLPLRQAAWQHYLDWATEAFRLTASGVRDETQIHTHMCYSEFNDVIEAIAAMDADVITIETSRSDMELLEAFERFDYPNEIGPGVYDIHSPRVPDSAEMVGLLRKAARRIPLERLWVNPDCGLKTRAWPETEAALVNMVAAARQLRAELA; from the coding sequence ATGGCCCTGTCCCATTCCCTCGGTTTCCCGCGCATCGGCCGCGACCGCGAACTGAAGAAAGCCCTCGAAGCCCACTGGCAAGGTGAGCTGGACGAAGCCGGCTTGCGCGCCGTCGGCCAGCGTCTGCGCGCCGAGCACTGGCAATTGCAGAAGGATGCCGGCATCGATCTGCTGCCGGTGGGCGATTTCGCCTGGTACGACCAGGTGCTCAGTCATTCGCTGGCCTTTGGCGTCATCCCCGAGCGTTTCCGTCCGGCTACCGGCAAGCCGACGCTGGATACCCTGTTCGCCATGGCGCGTGGAGCCGTTGCAAACAAGAGCAGCGGTACTTGCTGTGGCGGCGCCCACGCCCAGGAGATGACTAAATGGTTCGATACCAACTACCACTACCTGGTGCCGGAGTTCAGCGCGGATCAGCAGTTCGCCCTGAGCTGGGAGCAACTGTTCGAGGAAGTGGCTGAGGCGCATGCTCTCGGGCACAAGGTCAAACCGGTGCTGATCGGACCACTGACTTACTTGTGGCTGGGCAAGGTCAAGGGAGGCGACTTCGACAAGCTGGAGCTGCTCGAAAGTCTGCTGCCGGTCTATGGCGAGATCTTCCAGCGTCTGGCCGCGCAGGGCGTGGAATGGGTGCAGATCGACGAGCCGATTTTGGTGCTGGATTTGCCGCAAGAGTGGAAGAACGCTTTCGAGCGCGCCTACAACCTGATCCAGCGCGAGCCGTGCAAGAAGCTGATCGCCACCTACTTTGGCGGCCTGGAAGACAACCTCGGTCTGGCCGCCAACCTGCCTGTAGATGGCCTGCATATCGACCTGGTACGTGCGCCGGAGCAGTACCCGACCATTCTCGACCGTCTGCCGGCTTATAAAGTGTTGTCGCTGGGCGTGGTCAACGGGCGCAACGTCTGGCGCTGCGATCTGGAGAAAGCCCTTGAGGTGCTGCGCCACGCTCACGAGCGTTTGGGCGACCGGCTGTGGGTCGCGCCGTCCTGCTCGCTGCTGCACAGCCCGGTGGACCTGATGCGCGAAGACCAGCTCGATGCCGAGCTGAAAGGCTGGCTGGCTTTTGCCGTGCAGAAATGTCAGGAGGTCGCATTGCTCGGTAAGGCCCTGGAGGTGCCGGAAGACGCTTCTGTGCATGCCGCCTTGCAAGCGAGCCGCTCAGTACAGGCTGCTCGTGCGGCTTCAGGGCGTATTCACAAACCCGAGGTGCAGGCCCGTCTGGCGGCGATTCGTCCGCGTCATGCCCAGCGCCAGTCGGCGTTCGCCGAGCGCATCGAACAACAGCGTGAGTGCCTGCAACTGCCATTGTTGCCGACCACCACCATCGGCTCCTTCCCGCAGACCTCGGCGATTCGCCTGGCGCGGCAGTCGTTCAAGCAGGGCAAGCTGAGTGCGGCCGAATACACCGAGGTCATGCAGAGTGAAATTCGCCAGGCGGTACAGGTGCAGGAGCGCCTGGGGCTGGACGTGCTGGTGCATGGCGAGGCCGAGCGCAACGATATGGTCGAGTACTTTGCCGAACAACTCGATGGCTATGCCTTCACCCGCTTCGGCTGGGTGCAGAGTTACGGCTCACGTTGCGTCAAACCGGCGGTGATCGTTGGCGACCTGAGCCGACCCAAGGCCATGACGGTGGAATGGATCAAGTACGCCCAGGGTCTGACCGACAAGGTGATGAAGGGCATGCTGACCGGCCCGGTGACCATGCTGATGTGGTCGTTCCCGCGCGAGGACGTGTCACGTGAAGTGCAGGCGCAGCAACTGGCGCTGGCGATTCGTGACGAAGTGGTGGATCTGGAGGCAGCCGGTATCAAGATCATCCAGATCGACGAGGCGGCGTTTCGCGAAGGGTTGCCGTTACGTCAGGCCGCCTGGCAGCACTACCTGGACTGGGCCACCGAGGCCTTCCGCCTCACCGCCAGCGGTGTGCGTGACGAAACCCAGATCCACACTCATATGTGCTACAGCGAGTTCAACGATGTGATCGAGGCCATCGCGGCGATGGATGCCGACGTGATCACCATCGAGACGTCGCGTTCGGACATGGAGTTGCTGGAGGCCTTCGAGCGCTTCGATTATCCCAACGAGATCGGCCCGGGCGTCTACGACATCCACTCGCCACGGGTGCCGGACAGCGCCGAGATGGTCGGGTTGTTGCGCAAGGCGGCGCGGCGTATCCCGCTCGAACGCCTGTGGGTCAACCCCGATTGCGGCCTGAAAACCCGCGCCTGGCCGGAAACCGAGGCGGCGTTGGTGAACATGGTGGCCGCCGCCAGGCAGTTGCGCGCCGAGCTGGCCTGA
- the metR gene encoding transcriptional regulator MetR, which produces MLELRHLKTLHALRETDSLVEAAERLHLTQSALSHQFKELEERLGMQLFVRKTKPVRFTSAGLRLLQLADATLPLLRGAERDLARLAGGTAGRLHMAIECHSCFQWLMPTIDQFRDAWPEVELDLASGFSFAPLPALARGDLDLVVTSDPLELPGITYVPLFTYEAMLAVANQHPLASKACIRPEDLATETLITYPVERDRLDIFTRFLEPADVEPAQVRTSELTVMMMQLVASGRGVCGLPNWALHEYSSRGYVTAKRLGEKGLFATLYAAIRTDMLDAPFMRDFLLTAKDTSFASLEGVSVAR; this is translated from the coding sequence ATGCTCGAGCTACGCCACCTGAAAACCCTGCACGCCCTGCGCGAGACCGACAGCCTGGTGGAAGCCGCCGAGCGCCTGCACCTGACCCAGTCGGCCCTTTCGCACCAGTTCAAGGAGCTGGAAGAGCGTCTGGGCATGCAGCTGTTCGTGCGCAAGACCAAACCCGTGCGCTTCACCAGCGCCGGCCTGCGTCTGCTGCAACTGGCCGACGCCACCCTGCCCCTGCTGCGCGGTGCCGAGCGTGATTTGGCGCGCCTGGCCGGTGGCACCGCTGGCCGCTTGCACATGGCCATCGAATGCCACAGCTGCTTCCAGTGGCTGATGCCGACCATCGATCAGTTCCGCGACGCCTGGCCGGAGGTGGAACTGGACCTGGCCTCGGGCTTCTCCTTCGCCCCGCTGCCCGCGCTGGCCCGGGGCGATCTGGACCTGGTGGTGACTTCGGACCCACTGGAACTGCCCGGCATCACCTATGTACCGCTGTTCACCTACGAAGCCATGCTGGCGGTGGCCAACCAGCACCCACTGGCCAGCAAGGCCTGCATCAGGCCAGAAGACCTGGCCACGGAGACGCTGATCACCTACCCGGTAGAGCGCGACCGCCTGGATATCTTTACCCGCTTCCTTGAGCCTGCGGATGTGGAACCCGCCCAGGTACGCACCTCCGAGCTGACGGTGATGATGATGCAGCTGGTGGCCAGCGGCCGCGGCGTCTGCGGCCTGCCCAACTGGGCGCTGCACGAATACAGCTCACGCGGTTATGTGACGGCCAAGCGCCTGGGCGAAAAAGGGCTGTTCGCCACACTCTACGCGGCGATTCGCACCGACATGCTCGACGCGCCATTCATGCGCGACTTCCTGCTCACCGCCAAGGACACCTCCTTCGCCAGCCTCGAAGGCGTCAGCGTGGCGCGCTGA
- a CDS encoding TetR/AcrR family transcriptional regulator, which yields MRYQDQLFQQRENALLQSARQLFQEQSWDRVTIAEVARHAGIGKGTVYKHFSSKEALYARLVLDCSRQHLSELRETANQAPPREAMRHVIRRAFEQLLADPLQAQLCLLCDRPAFQERLDAPYREQFLELEGQYMALFNQLLQGSFSELQLSPTDCQRLLWGVEACVNGVMARIASGGFAHWAEPIELDAYFQRVTDFIIAGLQGQAAALHAAPALSE from the coding sequence ATGCGCTACCAGGATCAACTCTTCCAGCAACGGGAAAACGCCCTGCTGCAATCCGCTCGCCAGCTATTTCAGGAACAATCCTGGGATCGCGTCACCATCGCCGAGGTGGCCCGTCACGCCGGCATTGGCAAGGGCACGGTGTACAAGCACTTTTCCAGCAAGGAGGCGCTCTACGCGCGTCTGGTGCTGGACTGCTCGCGCCAGCATCTGAGCGAACTGCGTGAGACCGCAAACCAGGCGCCGCCTCGCGAAGCCATGCGCCATGTGATTCGTCGCGCCTTCGAACAACTGCTGGCCGACCCACTGCAAGCCCAACTCTGCCTGCTGTGCGACCGCCCCGCCTTCCAGGAACGCCTGGACGCGCCCTACCGTGAACAGTTCCTCGAGCTGGAAGGTCAGTACATGGCGCTGTTCAACCAACTGCTGCAAGGCAGCTTCAGCGAACTGCAACTCTCCCCCACTGATTGCCAACGCCTGCTGTGGGGCGTGGAGGCTTGCGTCAACGGCGTGATGGCCCGCATCGCCTCCGGCGGCTTCGCCCATTGGGCCGAACCCATCGAGCTGGACGCCTATTTCCAGCGCGTCACCGATTTCATCATTGCCGGCCTGCAAGGCCAGGCCGCCGCGCTGCACGCAGCGCCTGCACTCAGCGAGTAA
- a CDS encoding efflux RND transporter periplasmic adaptor subunit, producing the protein MFARLSKRPWIIAIVIAVLLLAWLFSGDRFVARDDVEPDQPATTNDLARVEIQWLEAQPMQRQHVVQGQIEAWRRVELRAQVSGNVQKLDQDKGNRVAADQLLLSISPDDRPAQVARSEADVRQRQSEVTAAKRLRERSLVSANELMRLESELAKARAELDSARLQLRNTKVKAPFAGIYDQRMVELGDFVQPGQSLLTLVDIDRLKVSAQIAQQQVTQLELGQLVNIELLDGRTLQGELHFIAAAADPGSRSFRIEVKVDNPNGLRLAGASATLHIQTGESMAHRLSPALLSLDENGRHGVKWVNDAQRVEFTQVELISVDNQGAWVSGLPPKVALITLGQGFVQPGQQVMVQLAAEGS; encoded by the coding sequence ATGTTCGCCCGACTCAGCAAGCGTCCCTGGATCATCGCCATCGTCATCGCCGTCCTGCTGCTGGCCTGGCTGTTCAGCGGCGATCGTTTCGTCGCTCGCGACGATGTCGAGCCCGACCAACCCGCCACCACCAACGATCTGGCGCGCGTCGAAATTCAATGGCTGGAAGCGCAACCCATGCAACGCCAGCATGTGGTGCAGGGGCAGATCGAAGCCTGGCGCCGGGTTGAATTGCGCGCCCAGGTCAGCGGCAACGTGCAGAAGCTGGATCAGGACAAGGGCAACCGCGTCGCCGCCGATCAACTGCTGCTGAGCATTTCGCCGGATGACCGCCCGGCGCAGGTCGCACGCAGCGAGGCCGATGTGCGCCAGCGTCAGAGTGAGGTCACCGCCGCCAAGCGCCTGCGCGAACGCAGCCTGGTGTCGGCCAACGAGCTGATGCGTCTGGAGAGCGAGCTGGCCAAGGCCCGCGCCGAACTCGACAGCGCCCGCCTGCAACTGCGCAACACCAAGGTGAAAGCGCCATTCGCCGGCATCTATGACCAGCGCATGGTCGAGCTGGGCGATTTCGTCCAGCCCGGTCAAAGTCTGCTGACCCTGGTGGACATCGACCGCCTCAAGGTCAGCGCACAGATCGCCCAACAGCAGGTGACCCAGCTCGAACTGGGGCAACTGGTAAACATTGAACTGCTCGATGGCCGCACGCTGCAAGGCGAGCTGCACTTTATTGCCGCGGCCGCCGACCCGGGCTCGCGCAGCTTCCGTATCGAGGTCAAGGTAGACAACCCGAACGGCTTGCGCCTGGCCGGGGCCAGCGCCACCCTGCATATCCAGACCGGTGAGAGCATGGCCCATCGCCTGTCCCCTGCCCTGCTCAGCCTGGATGAAAACGGCCGCCACGGCGTCAAGTGGGTCAACGACGCACAGCGCGTGGAGTTCACTCAGGTCGAGCTGATCAGCGTCGACAACCAAGGCGCCTGGGTCAGCGGCCTGCCGCCGAAGGTAGCGCTGATCACCCTTGGCCAGGGCTTCGTCCAGCCCGGCCAGCAGGTGATGGTTCAACTCGCCGCCGAGGGCAGTTGA